The DNA sequence ATCCCATGCATGCTGATTAAAAGATTTTTTCAGTTCATCCTTTGCAGAAGTAAATTTATCGAAAATGTCATAATCACCTTTGAAAATTGTATATGGTAAAAATCTTTGAATTACATCATATAAAAATTCTGTAAGCCAAATAGATTCTCCCTTCATATCTAAGCCGACAGCACTCAATCCATCATTCCAATCTCCTGCACCAATAAATGTTAATCCTCTTGGGCTAAGTTTTGAAAGTACTTTATATATTGCCTTCAAACAATGTTCATAAATTGTATTCATTTTTTGTTTATCATCATAATACGGTTCCAAGTGATCAAGAATTTTTAGATCTTTTGTTTCTTGAATATAATGTGAAACAATATACGGCAACCATAAAAGATCGTCAGTCATTTTTGTTTCCAAACCGGTTTCACTTATTGGATGCCACCAATGTAAAACGGTTCCATCACTAATTTGATGACGAGCGTGCAAACGAATTTGTTTTTCTGTTAACTTTGGATCAATCGGCAAATAAACTAAACTATCTTGAAGTTGATCTCGGAAACCAAACGCGCCACTTTGCTGATAGTAAGCAGTTCTTCCCCAAAGTCTTCCAGATATTGCCTGATATCGTACCCACTTGTTAACAAAAATATTCATTGCTTCATCCGGCGTATCAATAACCATAGTGCCTAAAATGTCTTCCCACTTATTTTTTACATTTTGGAACGCAACATTTATTTGATTTTGTTCCCAATATGAATTTACAATTGATTTTATTTCATTTTCAGATTCGGCAAGCCCTAAATAATAATTTACGCTTTCTTCACAACCAGAATTAATTTTTAGATCAATTTTTAATGATGCAATTGAATCATAAAATTTGCCGCAAGTATTTGTCATATTTCCGGTTACAACTGCTTTAGGTTTTTCCAAATTTCCATAGTTTCCCAAAAATGATTCTTTATCACACTCAAATTGAGAAACTTTTTTATTTGCGATAAAATATGCAGAATATGGATAATCTATATTCCAATGCCCTCTATCGCCCAATGGAATATCCCAAATACGTTTTTTTGCAACTATGCCATTTAGATTTTCATTAAACTCAGTTTCTAAAAATTGTTTATGAAATTCACGATGATGATCATTTGAAGAACCTAAAACCCATTCAAAATAATTTATAATTGAAAGATCAATTTCTTCTTCGCTTCCATTTTTTATATTGAAATCCCAAATTTCCAAATTGTTATCAAAAGGGATAAAAATGGTAATTTCAACTTTAACTTTTTTGAACTCAGTAACAAATTTTGTGTAACCGATTCCATGAATACATTTAAAATTATCTAATTTAGTTTTTACCGGATTCCAAGTCGGACTCCAAATTTCATTTGTTTTATTATTTCTTAGATAGAAAAATTTTCCCCAATTATCTTGAATCAAATCTTGATGCCACCTTGTAATTCTGTTGAATTCTGAATGCTCATTCCAGCTAAAGCCGCCGCCGGTTTGAGAAATAATTACTCCGTAATTTCCATTTGAAATTACATTTACCCAAGGTTTTGGTGTTTTAGGATTTTTTATTACATACTCTGAACCATCATCAGAAAAAAAACCATATTTAGTTTCAAATTTTGCCATAGGTAATTACCAATATTTATAAAATGTGATTATGATTATTTGCAAAATAATGTAAGCGTTTACATATTTCTAAACTAACCAAACATTTATTTTTTGTCAAGAAGTTATTTTTTAAGTTTTGAAGTCGAATTGACTCACAATTAAAGTAACCGAAGTTAATTAGGAAAACAATACGTTGCCTCATAATATAAGTAACCGAAAAAAGCGGAAATATTATGAGCAAAAAGTCGAAACAAGAGTATATTGCAGCTATACGAGCAAGATATTTAAGTTCAAATAAGGCAGAAAAACAGAAACTTCTTTATGAAATATGCACTACTTGTGGATATAATAGAAAATATATAATAAGGGTATTGAATAAAAAAGAAATAAAAGGAACCCCAAAGAAAAAAAGCCGGCAGAAAGAAAAAATTTGCTCACAATGAGATAATAGCAGCATTAAAGAATATTTGGAAATCAACTAATCTTATTTGCTCAAAAAGATTAAAATATGCAATACCACTATGGCTTCCATTTTATGAGGGAGAACTAACAGAAGAAAATAGAAAACTTCTTCTCAGAATTTCACCAGCAACAATAGACCGACTCTTAAAACCGATTAGGAATAAATTTAAGAAAAAAGGATTATCAACAACCAAACCGGGTTCTTTAATCAAAAACAAATTCCAATAAAAACAAACCAGTGGGATGAGAGTTCCCGGGATTTATTGAAGCAGATACCGTAGCTCATTGTGGAGACTCGATTACTGGTAGTTTTGTCTATACAGTTAACACTGTTGATATTGCCTCCGGATGGACTGAAGCACGTGCTATATGGGGCAAAGGACAACAAGGAACTTTTAAGGCTATTGAATCTATTGAGAATTCTCTCCCTTTCAAAGTTCTTGGTTTTGATTCTGATAACGGTGGTGAATTTCTTAACTGGCATCTATTGGCTTACTTCACGAAACGTAAACAACCGGTTGACTATACTCGTTCACGAGCTTATATGAAAAACGATAATGTACATATTGAAGGTAAAAATTGGACTCACATCAGGCAATATTTTGGTTATCATCGCTTCGATAATATTAAAATTGTTGAGCTGATGAATGATATTTTTACTAATGAATGGTCTTTGTTTTTTAACTTCTTTATTCCTTCTTCTAAAATTATTTCCAAAGTTCGCGATGGCTCTCAAGTTATCAAAAAACACGATCAGCCTAAAACCCCTTTTCAAAGAATTTTAGACTCTACGGTTGTCTCTAAGAAAACTAAAATCCTCTTGACAAATAAACACACAAAATTAAATCCCTTTTTGCTACAAAACTCAATCTCTCGTAAAA is a window from the Ignavibacteriota bacterium genome containing:
- a CDS encoding glycosyl transferase family 36; this encodes MAKFETKYGFFSDDGSEYVIKNPKTPKPWVNVISNGNYGVIISQTGGGFSWNEHSEFNRITRWHQDLIQDNWGKFFYLRNNKTNEIWSPTWNPVKTKLDNFKCIHGIGYTKFVTEFKKVKVEITIFIPFDNNLEIWDFNIKNGSEEEIDLSIINYFEWVLGSSNDHHREFHKQFLETEFNENLNGIVAKKRIWDIPLGDRGHWNIDYPYSAYFIANKKVSQFECDKESFLGNYGNLEKPKAVVTGNMTNTCGKFYDSIASLKIDLKINSGCEESVNYYLGLAESENEIKSIVNSYWEQNQINVAFQNVKNKWEDILGTMVIDTPDEAMNIFVNKWVRYQAISGRLWGRTAYYQQSGAFGFRDQLQDSLVYLPIDPKLTEKQIRLHARHQISDGTVLHWWHPISETGLETKMTDDLLWLPYIVSHYIQETKDLKILDHLEPYYDDKQKMNTIYEHCLKAIYKVLSKLSPRGLTFIGAGDWNDGLSAVGLDMKGESIWLTEFLYDVIQRFLPYTIFKGDYDIFDKFTSAKDELKKSFNQHAWDGEWYFRGTKDSGEKIGSKECEDGKIYLNPQSWAVISDIAENDKKIQAMEAVRKHLIRDNGALLLQPAYSKPDKYIGYLSRYAAGRRENGGVYSHAATWSIWAYSLLNDSETTYDIFKKMCPIYSGMNPDKYVAEPYVMPGNIDGPDSPNYGMAGWTWYTGSASWYQKVIVDWILGIRASNEGLVIDPHIPKEWYGFKIKRIFRGTIYSINVFNDAHVNNGIKKIEIDGKIVNSNTILIEDKKEVNVEVYLG